One window of the Micropterus dolomieu isolate WLL.071019.BEF.003 ecotype Adirondacks linkage group LG08, ASM2129224v1, whole genome shotgun sequence genome contains the following:
- the dip2ba gene encoding disco-interacting protein 2 homolog B-A isoform X4, translated as MADRGVDLSALPKEVRDQLAELDLELSEGDITQKGYEKKKAKLLASYISHLPNVDLSLPDVQLSPGHSVDPSPSPEAPGPSTSSASRHHRTHRSGGARDDRYRSDIHTEAVQAALAKHKEEKMALPMPTKRRSAFVQSPIDTCTPPDTSSASEDEGSLRRKAALSAVLAQSLQSPDYWINRSVQSSSTSSSASSTLSHGEPKTQPQSQPQPSPAASLLADVLAHTRIENSVPPDVTSSTPQERGSRVDLPPAVRGMSRGQSRSSMLDTADGVPVNSRVSTKIQQLLNTLKRPKRPPLSEFFVDDSEEIVEVPQPDPNTPKPEGRQIIPVKGEPLGVVSNWPPALQAALARWGATQAKSPALTALDITGKPLYTLTYGKLWSRSLKLAYTLLNKLGTKTEPVLQPGDRVALVYPNSDPGMFWVAFYGCLLAEVIPVPIEVPLSRQDAGSQQIGFLLGSCGVSLALTSEVCLKGLPKTPNGEIIQFKGWPRMKWVVTDTKYLTKPSKDWQPHIPTANTDTAYIEYKASKEGTVMGVAVSKISMLTHCQALSQACNYCEGETLVNVLDCKKDMGLWHGVLTSVMNRIHTITVPYAVMKACPMSWVQRVHIHKARVALVKCRDLHWAMMAHKEQRDINLSSIRMLIVADGANPWSVSSCDAFLNVFQSHGLKPEVICPCATSPEALTVAIRRPGARGAPLPARAILSMGGLSHGVIRVNTEDKNSALTVQDVGHIMPGALMCIVKPDGPPQLCKTDEIGEIVINSRAGGTMYYGLPGVTKNTFEVIPVNQAGAPIGEIPFSRTGLLGFVGPGSLVFVVGKIEGLLMVSGRRHNADDLVATALAVEPVKTVYRGRIAVFSVTVFYDERIVIVAEQRPDASEEDSFQWMSRVLQAIDSIHQVGLYCLALVPANTLPKTPLGGIHICETKQNFLEGNLHPCNILMCPHTCVTNMPKPRQKQPVDVGPASMLVGNLVAGKRIAQAIGRELGVVEDQDLIRKHQFLSEALQWRAQTDPDHVLYVLLNAKGVPVCTATCAQLHKRAEKITATLMERGGLNTGDNVVLLYPPGIDLIAAFYGCLYAGVIPVTVRPPHPQNLAATLPTVRMIIDVSKAACILTTQPLMRILRSREAAASVNVKTWPTIIDTDDLPRKRPPQIYKPPTAEMLAYLDFSVSTTGMLTGVKMSHAAVSTLCRSIKLQCELYSSRQIAICLDPYCGLGFVLWCLSSVYSGHQSILIPPLELESSLPLWLSTLSQYKIRDTFCSYSVMELCTKGLGTQTEMLKARGLNLSCVRSCVVIAEERPRLALTQSFSKLFKDLGLSPRAVSTAFGSRVNLAICLQGTAGPDPSTSYVDMKSLRHDRVRLVERGAPQSLPLMESGTILPGVRVIIVNPETRGPLGDSHLGEIWVNSPHSASGYYTIYGEESLQADHFNTRLSFGEPHTLWARTGYLGFIKRTELTDASGDRHDALFVVGSLDETLELRGLRYHPIDIETSVSRAHRSIAESAVFTWTNLLVVVAELSGSEQEALDLVPLVTNVVLEEHHLIVGVVVIVDPGVIPINSRGEKQRMHLRDSFLADQLDPIYVAYNM; from the exons ATGTGGATCTTTCTCTGCCAGATGTACAGCTTTCTCCTGGCCACAGTGTCGACCCCAGCCCGAGTCCTGAGGCCCCGGGCCCCTCCACGTCTTCAGCCTCCAGACACCACCGCACACACCGCAGTGGAGGGGCCAGGGATGATCGCTACAGATCAG ATATCCACACAGAGGCTGTGCAGGCAGCACTGGCCAAACACAAAGAAGAGAAGATGGCACTGCCCATGCCAACCAAGAGACGCTCAGCCTTTGTCCAGTCGCCCATAGATACCTGCACACCTCCAG ACACATCTTCTGCATCAGAGGATGAGGGCTCACTGCGCAGAAAGGCAGCTCTCAGTGCAGTGCTGGCCCAGAGCCTGCAGAGCCCTGATTACTGGATCAACCGTTCCGTCCAGAGCTCCTCCACGTCCTCATCTGCTTCCTCAACCCTCTCCCATGGAGAGCCCAAGACCCAGCCACAGTCTCAGCCACAGCCCTCACCTGCTGCTTCCTTGTTGGCCGATGTCCTGGCTCACACACGCATAG aAAACAGTGTCCCCCCAGATGTGACATCCTCCACTCCACAGGAGAGAGGGTCAAGGGTGGACCTGCCTCCGGCGGTCAGGGGCATGAGCCGTGGACAGAGCCGCTCCAGCATGCTGGATACCGCCGACG GCGTGCCTGTCAACAGCAGGGTGTCAACTAAGATCCAGCAGCTGTTGAACACACTCAAACGGCCAAAGAGACCACCGCTCAGCGAATTCTTCGTTGATGACTCTGAGGAAATTGTAGAAG TGCCCCAGCCAGACCCCAACACCCCAAAGCCAGAGGGACGTCAAATCATCCCAGTGAAGGGGGAGCCCCTCGGAGTTGTCAGTAACTGGCCCCCTGCCCTGCAGGCTGCCCTGGCCCGATGGGGGGCCACCCAGGCCAAGAGCCCTGCCCTCACTGCGCTGGATATTACCGGCAAACCCCTCTACACGCTCACTTATG GTAAACTATGGAGTCGCAGTCTGAAACTGGCCTATACACTTCTGAATAAACTGGGCACCAAGACAGAACCGGTCCTACAACCTGGAGATCGG GTGGCGCTGGTGTATCCAAACAGCGACCCTGGCATGTTCTGGGTGGCTTTCTATGGCTGCCTGTTAGCCGAGGTCATCCCTGTGCCCATTGAGGTGCCACTGTCAAGACAG GATGCAGGCAGCCAGCAGATCGGCTTTCTATTGGGCAGCTGTGGTGTCAGTCTAGCACTCACCAGTGAGGTTTGTCTCAAGGGGCTGCCCAAGACACCAAACGGAGAGATCATCCAGTTCAAAG GATGGCCAAGGATGAAATGGGTAGTGACAGACACTAAGTACCTGACCAAACCATCCAAAGACTGGCAGCCTCACATCCCCACTGCCAACACAGACACCGCCTATATAGAG TACAAAGCGAGTAAGGAGGGGACAGTGATGGGTGTTGCTGTATCCAAGATCTCCATGCTGACCCACTGTCAAGCCCTGTCGCAGGCCTGTAACTACTGTGAAG GGGAGACACTGGTCAATGTGTTGGACTGCAAGAAGGATATGGGCCTGTGGCATGGCGTCCTAACG AGTGTCATGAACAGAATCCACACCATCACAGTGCCATATGCTGTCATGAAAGCATGTCCCATGTCCTGGGTGCAGAGGGTCCACATTCACAAAG CACGTGTGGCCTTGGTGAAGTGCCGTGACCTCCACTGGGCCATGATGGCCCATAAGGAGCAGAGGGACATCAACCTGTCCTCCATACGCATGCTTATTGTGGCTGATGGAGCAAACCCAT ggTCTGTGTCATCGTGTGATGCCTTCCTGAATGTGTTTCAGTCTCATGGTCTGAAGCCTGAGGTGATCTGTCCATGCGCCACCTCTCCTGAGGCCCTGACTGTGGCCATACGAAG GCCTGGTGCACGAGGAGCTCCACTACCAGCCAGGGCCATCCTGTCCATGGGTGGGCTGAGCCACGGGGTGATCAGGGTGAACACAGAGGACAAGAACTCTGCTCTCACTGTTCAGGATGTGGGCCACATCATGCCTGGAG CTCTGATGTGCATTGTGAAACCAGACGGGCCCCCTCAGCTGTGCAAGACAGATGAAATAGGAGAGATTGTCATCAACTCTCGGGCTGGAGGCACCATGTACTACGGCCTGCCTGGTGTCACCAAGAACACATTTGAG GTGATCCCTGTTAACCAAGCTGGAGCACCCATAGGCGAAATTCCCTTCAGTCGGACTGGTCTGCTTGGATTTGTAGGACCG GGCAGTCTGGTGTTTGTTGTGGGGAAGATTGAGGGGCTGCTGATGGTGAGCGGGCGACGCCACAACGCAGACGATCTGGTGGCCACCGCGCTAGCAGTGGAGCCTGTCAAAACAGTTTACAGGGGGAG GATTGCTGTGTTCTCCGTGACGGTGTTTTATGACGAGAGGATTGTGATTGTGGCAGAGCAGAGACCTGACGCCAGTGAGGAGGACAGCTTCCAGTGGATGAGCCGAGTACTGCAG GCCATCGACAGTATCCACCAGGTCGGCTTGTACTGCCTCGCGCTCGTCCCAGCCAACACCCTCCCAAAGACTCCCCTTGGAGGTATCCACATCTGTGAAACCAAGCAGAACTTTCTGGAGGGAAACCTGCACCCCTGTAATATTCTCATGTGCCCGCACACCTGTGTTACCAACATGCCGAAGCCACGGCAGAAACAGCCAG TGGATGTTGGTCCTGCTTCTATGCTGGTCGGGAACTTGGTGGCGGGGAAACGGATCGCCCAGGCTATAGGCAGAGAGCTGGGTGTGGTGGAGGACCAGGATCTGATCCGAAAG CACCAGTTCCTGTCTGAAGCTCTGCAATGGAGAGCTCAAACTGACCCAGACCATGTCCTGTATGTGCTGCTCAATGCCAAG GGGGTGCCAGTTTGCACCGCCACTTGTGCTCAGCTGCACAAGAGAGCAGAGAAAATCACAGCTACCCTAATGGAGAGAGGAGGCCTCAACACCGGAGACAATGTGGTGCTGCTTTATCCcccag GTATTGACCTGATTGCTGCCTTCTATGGCTGTCTCTATGCGGGTGTCATCCCTGTGACGGTGCGACCGCCCCACCCACAGAACCTGGCTGCTACTCTCCCCACTGTCCGCATGATCATCGAT GTGAGCAAAGCAGCCTGCATCCTCACCACTCAGCCTCTCATGAGGATCCTCAGGTCCAGGGAGGCTGCTGCCAGCGTCAACGTCAAGACGTGGCCCACTATCATCGATACAG ATGATCTCCCCAGAAAGCGGCCTCCACAAATTTATAAGCCCCCTACAGCTGAGATGCTGGCCTACCTGGACTTCAGTGTGTCCACCACAGGCATGTTGACCGGAGTCAAG ATGTCTCACGCTGCGGTCAGTACTCTGTGCCGCTCCATTAAGCTGCAGTGTGAGCTCTACTCCTCACGACAAATAGCCATCTGCCTGGACCCCTATTGTGGCTTGGGCTTCGTCCTGTGGTGCCTCTCCAG TGTTTActcaggtcaccagtccatcctTATCCCTCCCCTGGAGCTGGAGAGCTCGCTGCCTCTGTGGCTGAGCACGCTCAGTCAGTACAAGATCAGAGACACCTTCTGCTCCTACTCTGTCATGGAGCTCTGCACCAAAGGTCTGGGCACCCAGACAGAGATGCTGAAG GCTCGGGGTCTAAATCTGTCGTGCGTGCGGAGCTGTGTGGTGATAGCAGAGGAGCGTCCCCGTCTCGCTCTCACGCAGTCCTTCTCCAAGCTCTTCAAAGATCTCGGCCTGTCGCCGCGCGCTGTCAGCACCGCCTTCGGCTCCAGGGTCAACCTGGCCATCTGCCTGCAG GGCACTGCTGGACCAGACCCCTCCACCTCCTACGTTGACATGAAGTCTCTGCGCCACGATAG GGTGAGGCTGGTTGAACGAGGAGCGCCACAGAGTCTTCCACTCATGGAGTCAGGCACA ATCCTACCAGGAGTGAGGGTCATCATAGTCAACCCAGAGACCAGAGGCCCTCTGGGAGATTCACATCTTGGGGAG ATCTGGGTAAACAGCCCTCACAGTGCCAGTGGCTACTACACCATCTACGGCGAGGAGAGCCTGCAGGCCGATCATTTCAACACCAGGCTCAGCTTTGGGGAGCCCCACACTCTGTGGGCCAGGACGGGCTACCTGGGTTTCATAAAGCGGACTGAGCTAACGGATGCAAGTGGAG ATCGTCATGATGCCTTGTTTGTGGTGGGCTCCCTCGATGAAACATTGGAGTTGAGGGGGTTACGCTATCACCCCATCGACATCGAGACGTCTGTATCCCGAGCCCACCGCAGCATCGCAGAAAG TGCTGTGTTTACATGGACcaacctgctggtggtggtggcggAGCTGAGCGGCTCGGAGCAGGAGGCCTTGGACCTGGTGCCGCTCGTCACCAACGTGGTCCTGGAGGAACACCACCTCATCGTCGGGGTGGTGGTCATCGTGGACCCCGGGGTGATTCCCATCAACTCCAGAGGAGAGAAGCAGAGGATGCACCTGCGGGACTCCTTCCTGGCAGACCAACTGGACCCCATCTACGTGGCCTACAACATGTGA
- the dip2ba gene encoding disco-interacting protein 2 homolog B-A isoform X3, translating into MADRGVDLSALPKEVRDQLAELDLELSEGDITQKGYEKKKAKLLASYISHLPNVDLSLPDVQLSPGHSVDPSPSPEAPGPSTSSASRHHRTHRSGGARDDRYRSDIHTEAVQAALAKHKEEKMALPMPTKRRSAFVQSPIDTCTPPDTSSASEDEGSLRRKAALSAVLAQSLQSPDYWINRSVQSSSTSSSASSTLSHGEPKTQPQSQPQPSPAASLLADVLAHTRIENSVPPDVTSSTPQERGSRVDLPPAVRGMSRGQSRSSMLDTADGKRKGVPVNSRVSTKIQQLLNTLKRPKRPPLSEFFVDDSEEIVEVPQPDPNTPKPEGRQIIPVKGEPLGVVSNWPPALQAALARWGATQAKSPALTALDITGKPLYTLTYGKLWSRSLKLAYTLLNKLGTKTEPVLQPGDRVALVYPNSDPGMFWVAFYGCLLAEVIPVPIEVPLSRQDAGSQQIGFLLGSCGVSLALTSEVCLKGLPKTPNGEIIQFKGWPRMKWVVTDTKYLTKPSKDWQPHIPTANTDTAYIEYKASKEGTVMGVAVSKISMLTHCQALSQACNYCEGETLVNVLDCKKDMGLWHGVLTSVMNRIHTITVPYAVMKACPMSWVQRVHIHKARVALVKCRDLHWAMMAHKEQRDINLSSIRMLIVADGANPWSVSSCDAFLNVFQSHGLKPEVICPCATSPEALTVAIRRPGARGAPLPARAILSMGGLSHGVIRVNTEDKNSALTVQDVGHIMPGALMCIVKPDGPPQLCKTDEIGEIVINSRAGGTMYYGLPGVTKNTFEVIPVNQAGAPIGEIPFSRTGLLGFVGPGSLVFVVGKIEGLLMVSGRRHNADDLVATALAVEPVKTVYRGRIAVFSVTVFYDERIVIVAEQRPDASEEDSFQWMSRVLQAIDSIHQVGLYCLALVPANTLPKTPLGGIHICETKQNFLEGNLHPCNILMCPHTCVTNMPKPRQKQPVDVGPASMLVGNLVAGKRIAQAIGRELGVVEDQDLIRKHQFLSEALQWRAQTDPDHVLYVLLNAKGVPVCTATCAQLHKRAEKITATLMERGGLNTGDNVVLLYPPGIDLIAAFYGCLYAGVIPVTVRPPHPQNLAATLPTVRMIIDVSKAACILTTQPLMRILRSREAAASVNVKTWPTIIDTDDLPRKRPPQIYKPPTAEMLAYLDFSVSTTGMLTGVKMSHAAVSTLCRSIKLQCELYSSRQIAICLDPYCGLGFVLWCLSSVYSGHQSILIPPLELESSLPLWLSTLSQYKIRDTFCSYSVMELCTKGLGTQTEMLKARGLNLSCVRSCVVIAEERPRLALTQSFSKLFKDLGLSPRAVSTAFGSRVNLAICLQGTAGPDPSTSYVDMKSLRHDRVRLVERGAPQSLPLMESGTILPGVRVIIVNPETRGPLGDSHLGEIWVNSPHSASGYYTIYGEESLQADHFNTRLSFGEPHTLWARTGYLGFIKRTELTDASGDRHDALFVVGSLDETLELRGLRYHPIDIETSVSRAHRSIAESAVFTWTNLLVVVAELSGSEQEALDLVPLVTNVVLEEHHLIVGVVVIVDPGVIPINSRGEKQRMHLRDSFLADQLDPIYVAYNM; encoded by the exons ATGTGGATCTTTCTCTGCCAGATGTACAGCTTTCTCCTGGCCACAGTGTCGACCCCAGCCCGAGTCCTGAGGCCCCGGGCCCCTCCACGTCTTCAGCCTCCAGACACCACCGCACACACCGCAGTGGAGGGGCCAGGGATGATCGCTACAGATCAG ATATCCACACAGAGGCTGTGCAGGCAGCACTGGCCAAACACAAAGAAGAGAAGATGGCACTGCCCATGCCAACCAAGAGACGCTCAGCCTTTGTCCAGTCGCCCATAGATACCTGCACACCTCCAG ACACATCTTCTGCATCAGAGGATGAGGGCTCACTGCGCAGAAAGGCAGCTCTCAGTGCAGTGCTGGCCCAGAGCCTGCAGAGCCCTGATTACTGGATCAACCGTTCCGTCCAGAGCTCCTCCACGTCCTCATCTGCTTCCTCAACCCTCTCCCATGGAGAGCCCAAGACCCAGCCACAGTCTCAGCCACAGCCCTCACCTGCTGCTTCCTTGTTGGCCGATGTCCTGGCTCACACACGCATAG aAAACAGTGTCCCCCCAGATGTGACATCCTCCACTCCACAGGAGAGAGGGTCAAGGGTGGACCTGCCTCCGGCGGTCAGGGGCATGAGCCGTGGACAGAGCCGCTCCAGCATGCTGGATACCGCCGACG gaaaaagaaaag GCGTGCCTGTCAACAGCAGGGTGTCAACTAAGATCCAGCAGCTGTTGAACACACTCAAACGGCCAAAGAGACCACCGCTCAGCGAATTCTTCGTTGATGACTCTGAGGAAATTGTAGAAG TGCCCCAGCCAGACCCCAACACCCCAAAGCCAGAGGGACGTCAAATCATCCCAGTGAAGGGGGAGCCCCTCGGAGTTGTCAGTAACTGGCCCCCTGCCCTGCAGGCTGCCCTGGCCCGATGGGGGGCCACCCAGGCCAAGAGCCCTGCCCTCACTGCGCTGGATATTACCGGCAAACCCCTCTACACGCTCACTTATG GTAAACTATGGAGTCGCAGTCTGAAACTGGCCTATACACTTCTGAATAAACTGGGCACCAAGACAGAACCGGTCCTACAACCTGGAGATCGG GTGGCGCTGGTGTATCCAAACAGCGACCCTGGCATGTTCTGGGTGGCTTTCTATGGCTGCCTGTTAGCCGAGGTCATCCCTGTGCCCATTGAGGTGCCACTGTCAAGACAG GATGCAGGCAGCCAGCAGATCGGCTTTCTATTGGGCAGCTGTGGTGTCAGTCTAGCACTCACCAGTGAGGTTTGTCTCAAGGGGCTGCCCAAGACACCAAACGGAGAGATCATCCAGTTCAAAG GATGGCCAAGGATGAAATGGGTAGTGACAGACACTAAGTACCTGACCAAACCATCCAAAGACTGGCAGCCTCACATCCCCACTGCCAACACAGACACCGCCTATATAGAG TACAAAGCGAGTAAGGAGGGGACAGTGATGGGTGTTGCTGTATCCAAGATCTCCATGCTGACCCACTGTCAAGCCCTGTCGCAGGCCTGTAACTACTGTGAAG GGGAGACACTGGTCAATGTGTTGGACTGCAAGAAGGATATGGGCCTGTGGCATGGCGTCCTAACG AGTGTCATGAACAGAATCCACACCATCACAGTGCCATATGCTGTCATGAAAGCATGTCCCATGTCCTGGGTGCAGAGGGTCCACATTCACAAAG CACGTGTGGCCTTGGTGAAGTGCCGTGACCTCCACTGGGCCATGATGGCCCATAAGGAGCAGAGGGACATCAACCTGTCCTCCATACGCATGCTTATTGTGGCTGATGGAGCAAACCCAT ggTCTGTGTCATCGTGTGATGCCTTCCTGAATGTGTTTCAGTCTCATGGTCTGAAGCCTGAGGTGATCTGTCCATGCGCCACCTCTCCTGAGGCCCTGACTGTGGCCATACGAAG GCCTGGTGCACGAGGAGCTCCACTACCAGCCAGGGCCATCCTGTCCATGGGTGGGCTGAGCCACGGGGTGATCAGGGTGAACACAGAGGACAAGAACTCTGCTCTCACTGTTCAGGATGTGGGCCACATCATGCCTGGAG CTCTGATGTGCATTGTGAAACCAGACGGGCCCCCTCAGCTGTGCAAGACAGATGAAATAGGAGAGATTGTCATCAACTCTCGGGCTGGAGGCACCATGTACTACGGCCTGCCTGGTGTCACCAAGAACACATTTGAG GTGATCCCTGTTAACCAAGCTGGAGCACCCATAGGCGAAATTCCCTTCAGTCGGACTGGTCTGCTTGGATTTGTAGGACCG GGCAGTCTGGTGTTTGTTGTGGGGAAGATTGAGGGGCTGCTGATGGTGAGCGGGCGACGCCACAACGCAGACGATCTGGTGGCCACCGCGCTAGCAGTGGAGCCTGTCAAAACAGTTTACAGGGGGAG GATTGCTGTGTTCTCCGTGACGGTGTTTTATGACGAGAGGATTGTGATTGTGGCAGAGCAGAGACCTGACGCCAGTGAGGAGGACAGCTTCCAGTGGATGAGCCGAGTACTGCAG GCCATCGACAGTATCCACCAGGTCGGCTTGTACTGCCTCGCGCTCGTCCCAGCCAACACCCTCCCAAAGACTCCCCTTGGAGGTATCCACATCTGTGAAACCAAGCAGAACTTTCTGGAGGGAAACCTGCACCCCTGTAATATTCTCATGTGCCCGCACACCTGTGTTACCAACATGCCGAAGCCACGGCAGAAACAGCCAG TGGATGTTGGTCCTGCTTCTATGCTGGTCGGGAACTTGGTGGCGGGGAAACGGATCGCCCAGGCTATAGGCAGAGAGCTGGGTGTGGTGGAGGACCAGGATCTGATCCGAAAG CACCAGTTCCTGTCTGAAGCTCTGCAATGGAGAGCTCAAACTGACCCAGACCATGTCCTGTATGTGCTGCTCAATGCCAAG GGGGTGCCAGTTTGCACCGCCACTTGTGCTCAGCTGCACAAGAGAGCAGAGAAAATCACAGCTACCCTAATGGAGAGAGGAGGCCTCAACACCGGAGACAATGTGGTGCTGCTTTATCCcccag GTATTGACCTGATTGCTGCCTTCTATGGCTGTCTCTATGCGGGTGTCATCCCTGTGACGGTGCGACCGCCCCACCCACAGAACCTGGCTGCTACTCTCCCCACTGTCCGCATGATCATCGAT GTGAGCAAAGCAGCCTGCATCCTCACCACTCAGCCTCTCATGAGGATCCTCAGGTCCAGGGAGGCTGCTGCCAGCGTCAACGTCAAGACGTGGCCCACTATCATCGATACAG ATGATCTCCCCAGAAAGCGGCCTCCACAAATTTATAAGCCCCCTACAGCTGAGATGCTGGCCTACCTGGACTTCAGTGTGTCCACCACAGGCATGTTGACCGGAGTCAAG ATGTCTCACGCTGCGGTCAGTACTCTGTGCCGCTCCATTAAGCTGCAGTGTGAGCTCTACTCCTCACGACAAATAGCCATCTGCCTGGACCCCTATTGTGGCTTGGGCTTCGTCCTGTGGTGCCTCTCCAG TGTTTActcaggtcaccagtccatcctTATCCCTCCCCTGGAGCTGGAGAGCTCGCTGCCTCTGTGGCTGAGCACGCTCAGTCAGTACAAGATCAGAGACACCTTCTGCTCCTACTCTGTCATGGAGCTCTGCACCAAAGGTCTGGGCACCCAGACAGAGATGCTGAAG GCTCGGGGTCTAAATCTGTCGTGCGTGCGGAGCTGTGTGGTGATAGCAGAGGAGCGTCCCCGTCTCGCTCTCACGCAGTCCTTCTCCAAGCTCTTCAAAGATCTCGGCCTGTCGCCGCGCGCTGTCAGCACCGCCTTCGGCTCCAGGGTCAACCTGGCCATCTGCCTGCAG GGCACTGCTGGACCAGACCCCTCCACCTCCTACGTTGACATGAAGTCTCTGCGCCACGATAG GGTGAGGCTGGTTGAACGAGGAGCGCCACAGAGTCTTCCACTCATGGAGTCAGGCACA ATCCTACCAGGAGTGAGGGTCATCATAGTCAACCCAGAGACCAGAGGCCCTCTGGGAGATTCACATCTTGGGGAG ATCTGGGTAAACAGCCCTCACAGTGCCAGTGGCTACTACACCATCTACGGCGAGGAGAGCCTGCAGGCCGATCATTTCAACACCAGGCTCAGCTTTGGGGAGCCCCACACTCTGTGGGCCAGGACGGGCTACCTGGGTTTCATAAAGCGGACTGAGCTAACGGATGCAAGTGGAG ATCGTCATGATGCCTTGTTTGTGGTGGGCTCCCTCGATGAAACATTGGAGTTGAGGGGGTTACGCTATCACCCCATCGACATCGAGACGTCTGTATCCCGAGCCCACCGCAGCATCGCAGAAAG TGCTGTGTTTACATGGACcaacctgctggtggtggtggcggAGCTGAGCGGCTCGGAGCAGGAGGCCTTGGACCTGGTGCCGCTCGTCACCAACGTGGTCCTGGAGGAACACCACCTCATCGTCGGGGTGGTGGTCATCGTGGACCCCGGGGTGATTCCCATCAACTCCAGAGGAGAGAAGCAGAGGATGCACCTGCGGGACTCCTTCCTGGCAGACCAACTGGACCCCATCTACGTGGCCTACAACATGTGA